The following proteins are co-located in the Patescibacteria group bacterium genome:
- the thrS gene encoding threonine--tRNA ligase codes for MSPQELEHRRHSLAHLLAAAVLELYPDAKRTIGPAIDDGFYYDFQFSTPISEDDLPKIQKQMRKMISMFTSFDRSEITKAEAEKLFADNQFKLELIREFATEGQTLSLYTSGTYVDLCRGGHDEDLSRVDVNSFKLTKLAGAYWRGDEKNAQLTRIYGLAFGTAVELEAYEKMQEEAKKRDHRKLGVELDLFAFSSLVGPGLPLFTPRGTLLREGLTNFVWALMKPYGYQKVNIPHMAKADLYKTSGHWDKFADDIFHVSSKKTDETFVLKPMNCPHHTQIFASRPRSYRDLPLRFSEVTTVYRDENTGQLQGLSRVRSITQDDAHVFCRMDQVEVEAKNIYEIVKKFYKAFGMSIRPRLSIWDEKEPEKYLGGKEVWQNAISTLEGILRAEVGEAFEWGIGEAAFYGPKIDFIATDAIGREWQLATIQLDFNLPERFELEYTDADNTKKRPVMIHRAILGSVERFIGIMIEHYAGAFPFWLAPEQVRLATVADSFVPFAAELKQKLVEAGVRVSLDDSSEKLGKKIREAAMSKVPWTIVIGEKEANGGDLQVKVFGTENPLTITQADLLSRIADEARLPV; via the coding sequence ATGTCTCCACAAGAACTCGAACACCGCCGACACTCACTTGCTCACTTACTAGCCGCGGCAGTTCTCGAACTCTATCCAGATGCCAAACGCACGATCGGACCAGCGATCGACGACGGTTTCTATTACGACTTCCAGTTTTCAACTCCTATTTCGGAGGATGATCTCCCAAAGATCCAGAAACAGATGCGCAAGATGATCTCCATGTTCACCTCGTTTGACCGCTCCGAGATCACAAAGGCAGAAGCCGAGAAATTGTTCGCCGACAACCAGTTTAAACTTGAGCTTATCCGGGAGTTCGCCACTGAAGGCCAGACATTGTCGCTCTACACCTCGGGAACGTATGTTGACCTCTGTCGCGGCGGACATGACGAGGATTTGTCGCGCGTGGACGTTAACTCTTTCAAGCTGACTAAGCTCGCCGGTGCCTACTGGCGCGGAGACGAGAAGAACGCGCAGCTGACGCGTATTTACGGTTTGGCCTTTGGCACTGCCGTTGAGCTTGAAGCCTACGAGAAGATGCAGGAAGAGGCTAAGAAGCGTGACCACCGCAAGCTCGGCGTAGAGCTTGATCTCTTCGCCTTCTCGTCACTCGTTGGTCCCGGTCTCCCTCTCTTTACTCCTCGGGGAACTCTGTTGCGCGAAGGGCTGACAAACTTTGTTTGGGCGCTCATGAAGCCGTACGGCTATCAGAAAGTGAACATTCCACATATGGCCAAGGCAGATCTTTATAAGACTTCTGGCCACTGGGATAAATTTGCCGACGACATCTTCCACGTGTCGAGCAAGAAGACGGACGAAACTTTCGTGCTGAAGCCGATGAACTGTCCGCACCACACGCAGATTTTCGCTTCTCGTCCTCGTAGCTATCGCGACTTGCCTTTGCGTTTCTCTGAGGTCACAACGGTTTATCGCGACGAGAACACCGGCCAGCTCCAAGGATTGTCGAGGGTTCGCTCGATTACTCAGGACGACGCCCACGTGTTCTGTCGCATGGATCAGGTTGAAGTGGAGGCGAAGAACATTTATGAGATCGTGAAGAAGTTTTATAAGGCTTTTGGCATGTCCATCCGCCCTCGTCTATCGATCTGGGACGAGAAAGAGCCTGAGAAGTACTTGGGTGGCAAAGAAGTCTGGCAGAACGCGATTAGCACCCTTGAAGGCATCCTCCGCGCGGAAGTAGGCGAGGCTTTTGAGTGGGGAATTGGCGAAGCTGCCTTCTACGGTCCGAAGATCGACTTCATCGCTACAGATGCTATTGGCCGTGAATGGCAGTTGGCCACTATCCAGCTCGATTTCAACCTGCCCGAACGCTTTGAGCTCGAGTACACAGACGCCGACAATACAAAAAAGCGCCCGGTCATGATTCACCGCGCCATCCTTGGTTCCGTTGAACGCTTCATCGGCATCATGATTGAGCACTACGCCGGCGCCTTCCCATTCTGGCTCGCGCCTGAACAGGTTCGTTTGGCCACGGTGGCTGACTCATTTGTGCCGTTCGCCGCTGAGTTGAAGCAGAAACTTGTCGAAGCCGGTGTCCGCGTGTCGCTCGACGATTCTTCTGAAAAACTCGGCAAAAAAATCCGCGAAGCAGCTATGTCCAAAGTCCCGTGGACTATAGTTATTGGCGAAAAAGAAGCCAACGGGGGAGACCTGCAGGTAAAAGTCTTTGGAACAGAAAATCCGCTCACTATTACGCAAGCGGATCTTCTCTCACGTATCGCTGACGAGGCTAGGCTGCCTGTTTAA
- a CDS encoding DNA polymerase III subunit alpha, which produces MESKDFVYLHNHSHYSLLEALPKPKAVVKRAKELGMTAVALTDNANLYGAVEFFKACKDAEMKPILGVDMYIAQHRMTDRRARLDDRPYRLVLLIENEEGYRNICKIVTAGFLEGFYYKPRVDKEYLRAHSKGLIALSGAVAGEIPNAASNGDLEKAKTLIAEYQDIFGKENFFLEMIHHPDMPRQVEVNEAFRKLSIETGAPLVATRNTFYLDTEDREGYEAQLCIQRGRTLEEYRRTSTDEVDLSFGEPAEIMHAFADTPEAFENTRKIADRINFQMELGKNFLPNYPLPPGKTDAEELRELCLKGLEFRYGNPISPAVMERFEFEYSTIVKMGFPSYFLIVQDYIVWAKDHGVLVGPGRGSAAGSIIAYALKITDIDPLAYGLLFERFLNPDRISLPDIDTDFADTGRGKVLEYVTAKYGADHVAGIITFGTLMPRAAIRDASRVLGLSFQEGDQIAKVVPPPVQGKHTPLKVAIVEAPDMKMMYEGNPMARRVIDLAMKLEGNPRHASQHACGIVIGDRPLVERAPLQAGQHEDMALITQYSLNSSEAAGLVKMDFLGLSNLTVIEDAMAIIKAVTGDVIDIDTINLKDPKVFALLGRAETTGVFQLESDGMKRYIKELQPSAFEDIIAMVSLYRPGPMQFIESYIRRKHGLEKVIYEHPLMENAFKETYGIPVYQEQVMQVSKDLAGFTGGEADSLRKAMGKKIAELMAKMKVKFVEGAMKNGVKEQVAVKIFQKLEDFAAYGFNKSHAACYAMIAYRTAYLKAYYPACFMAALMNSDAGNIDRITIEVDECTRMGMKVLPPDVNESFAGFAVVKGTTNIRWGLMAIKNVGTEVAELIVKERKKGGPFLDLPDFLARVNSRAFNKKTLEALLKTGAFDKFGDRITLVTNLDSLVMYNKQVNEERERNQSSLFELTPEMNSKKLILRPADPIPKSAMLAWEKELLGLYVSSHPAGLFFDQFSRFVVPTKKINELTDKTMVKVCGVIAAVKQIYTKAKNEPMAFVRIEDPSGGVECVVFPKTYVVVREKLNPDAFVVITGKVSVRKREDSEIEEHSILVDGVISFTEAEIPEIAGMLGQGGFDAERVAPKKVEFSPTTNTQQPTTFTIKVPDRPSNEMIMKLRDIFRASPGTVRVHLEVMSAGEPKKIATEYCVAATREVARKVGEIVGEENVKY; this is translated from the coding sequence ATGGAATCGAAGGACTTCGTCTATCTCCACAATCATTCGCACTATTCACTGCTTGAGGCGCTGCCAAAGCCAAAAGCGGTGGTTAAGCGTGCTAAAGAACTCGGCATGACGGCCGTGGCGCTGACGGATAATGCGAACCTTTACGGGGCGGTCGAGTTTTTCAAGGCGTGTAAGGATGCGGAGATGAAGCCGATCCTTGGGGTCGACATGTATATCGCGCAACACCGCATGACTGATCGACGGGCTCGGCTAGATGATCGACCGTACCGGCTTGTTCTTTTAATTGAGAACGAAGAAGGCTACAGAAATATTTGTAAGATCGTGACGGCGGGGTTCCTTGAAGGTTTCTACTACAAGCCGCGTGTCGATAAAGAATATCTGCGAGCGCACTCGAAGGGACTTATCGCACTCTCTGGCGCGGTCGCCGGCGAGATTCCTAATGCGGCGAGTAATGGAGATCTCGAAAAAGCTAAAACATTGATTGCTGAGTATCAGGATATTTTTGGTAAAGAAAACTTTTTCTTGGAGATGATTCATCATCCGGACATGCCAAGACAGGTTGAAGTGAATGAGGCGTTTCGAAAGCTCTCCATCGAGACTGGCGCGCCACTCGTTGCCACTCGAAATACCTTCTATTTGGACACGGAAGATCGCGAAGGTTACGAAGCTCAGCTTTGTATTCAGCGCGGCCGAACGCTCGAGGAGTACAGACGGACCAGCACGGACGAGGTTGATCTCTCTTTTGGCGAGCCGGCCGAGATCATGCACGCGTTCGCTGACACTCCAGAAGCGTTCGAGAATACTCGAAAGATTGCGGACAGAATCAACTTCCAGATGGAACTCGGCAAGAACTTTTTGCCAAATTATCCTTTGCCACCAGGCAAAACAGACGCGGAAGAGTTGCGCGAGCTGTGTCTGAAGGGCCTCGAGTTTCGCTATGGCAACCCGATCTCGCCGGCCGTGATGGAGCGGTTCGAGTTTGAGTACTCGACTATCGTGAAGATGGGCTTCCCGTCATACTTCTTAATCGTGCAAGATTACATTGTGTGGGCTAAAGATCACGGCGTGCTCGTGGGTCCTGGTCGTGGCTCGGCCGCTGGTTCCATCATCGCTTACGCGCTGAAGATTACGGACATCGACCCACTTGCCTACGGCCTGCTCTTCGAGCGTTTCTTGAACCCTGATCGTATTAGTTTGCCAGATATTGATACGGACTTTGCTGATACTGGTCGCGGCAAGGTGCTTGAGTATGTGACGGCCAAGTATGGCGCTGACCACGTGGCTGGCATTATTACTTTCGGAACACTTATGCCGCGCGCTGCCATTCGCGATGCGTCGCGTGTTCTTGGCCTTTCGTTCCAGGAAGGAGATCAAATCGCGAAAGTCGTTCCGCCGCCCGTGCAGGGCAAACATACACCGCTCAAGGTGGCCATTGTCGAGGCGCCGGACATGAAGATGATGTATGAGGGCAATCCCATGGCCCGCCGGGTGATTGATCTCGCCATGAAACTTGAAGGTAACCCTCGTCATGCGTCTCAGCACGCCTGCGGAATTGTGATCGGCGATCGTCCGCTCGTCGAGCGAGCGCCGCTGCAGGCTGGTCAGCACGAAGACATGGCCCTCATCACGCAGTATTCGTTGAACTCGTCTGAAGCAGCGGGCCTGGTGAAGATGGACTTCCTTGGGTTGTCGAACTTAACGGTGATTGAGGACGCGATGGCGATCATTAAAGCTGTCACCGGCGACGTGATTGATATTGACACCATCAACTTAAAAGATCCGAAAGTTTTTGCTCTTCTTGGTCGCGCTGAAACTACTGGCGTCTTTCAGTTGGAATCCGACGGCATGAAGCGTTACATCAAGGAACTTCAGCCGAGTGCCTTCGAGGACATCATCGCTATGGTGTCCCTGTACCGCCCGGGACCGATGCAGTTTATTGAAAGCTACATTCGTCGAAAGCACGGACTCGAAAAGGTTATCTACGAGCATCCTTTAATGGAAAACGCGTTTAAGGAAACGTACGGTATTCCTGTTTACCAGGAGCAGGTTATGCAGGTGTCGAAGGACCTCGCTGGTTTCACTGGGGGAGAAGCTGACAGTTTGCGTAAAGCCATGGGCAAGAAGATTGCTGAACTCATGGCCAAGATGAAAGTGAAATTTGTAGAAGGCGCCATGAAGAATGGCGTTAAGGAGCAGGTAGCTGTGAAGATTTTCCAAAAGCTGGAGGACTTTGCCGCTTACGGGTTTAACAAATCGCACGCGGCCTGTTATGCCATGATTGCGTATCGCACCGCGTACCTGAAGGCGTATTACCCGGCCTGCTTCATGGCGGCGCTCATGAACTCGGACGCGGGGAATATCGACCGCATCACCATTGAGGTGGACGAGTGTACCCGCATGGGCATGAAGGTGTTGCCGCCGGACGTGAACGAATCATTCGCGGGTTTTGCGGTGGTGAAGGGGACTACGAACATTCGCTGGGGACTCATGGCTATTAAGAACGTGGGCACGGAGGTTGCTGAACTGATTGTGAAGGAGCGTAAGAAGGGCGGACCGTTTCTTGATCTTCCGGACTTCTTGGCTCGAGTCAATTCACGTGCGTTTAACAAGAAAACGCTCGAGGCTTTGCTTAAGACCGGCGCGTTCGATAAGTTCGGCGACCGAATCACGCTCGTGACCAACCTCGACAGCCTCGTCATGTACAACAAGCAGGTGAACGAAGAGCGCGAACGGAACCAGTCGTCATTGTTCGAGCTGACGCCGGAGATGAACTCGAAGAAACTCATTCTTCGCCCAGCTGATCCGATTCCTAAGAGCGCCATGCTGGCCTGGGAAAAAGAATTGCTCGGTTTGTATGTGTCGAGTCACCCGGCTGGACTATTCTTCGACCAATTCTCGCGGTTCGTCGTGCCGACTAAAAAGATCAACGAGCTTACGGACAAGACCATGGTGAAAGTTTGTGGTGTTATTGCTGCGGTGAAGCAGATCTACACTAAAGCGAAGAACGAACCCATGGCCTTTGTGCGAATCGAAGACCCAAGTGGGGGAGTGGAGTGCGTGGTTTTCCCAAAGACTTACGTTGTTGTTCGCGAAAAGCTGAATCCTGACGCCTTCGTGGTCATCACCGGCAAAGTATCTGTCCGCAAGCGCGAAGATTCAGAGATCGAAGAGCATTCGATCCTCGTCGACGGCGTCATCTCCTTTACCGAGGCTGAAATTCCCGAAATCGCCGGCATGCTTGGCCAGGGCGGATTTGATGCGGAGCGTGTCGCACCAAAGAAGGTTGAATTCTCCCCGACGACCAACACCCAGCAACCTACAACCTTCACCATCAAGGTGCCGGATCGACCATCCAATGAAATGATCATGAAGCTACGCGACATCTTCCGAGCTTCACCTGGCACGGTTCGTGTACATCTCGAGGTCATGAGCGCTGGCGAGCCCAAGAAAATCGCGACAGAATACTGTGTCGCTGCCACTCGAGAGGTCGCCCGCAAAGTCGGTGAAATAGTTGGGGAAGAAAACGTCAAATACTAG
- the metK gene encoding methionine adenosyltransferase, with product MLTPLIYTVESVTVGHPDKVCDQISDAILDACVKQDPNSRVAIETFGSHGLLVLGGEITTKAKVDYSAIALKVYRDIGYTDDLKVLVHITEQSPDIAQGVDTGGAGDQGIMYGFATDETPEFLPRGLVYVRQLTDKLTELRKSGEVAWLKPDGKAQITMQNGKATVVLISTQHDEAVSQDEIRKTLIEKVIYAVIPEEYRALGMEILTNPTGKFVIGGFAADTGLTGRKLAVDSYGGIVAHGGGATAGKDMTKVDRSAARKAREVALDIVKSGKAHECLISVAYAIGKAEPVMLWAQNENQEDITPLLAGISFLPKDLR from the coding sequence ATGCTCACTCCCCTAATCTATACCGTCGAATCCGTCACAGTTGGTCATCCGGACAAAGTCTGCGATCAGATTTCCGATGCAATTCTCGACGCGTGTGTAAAGCAAGACCCAAATAGTCGTGTCGCGATTGAAACATTCGGCAGTCATGGACTCTTAGTTCTTGGCGGTGAGATTACGACGAAGGCGAAGGTCGATTATTCAGCGATCGCGCTCAAGGTCTACAGAGATATTGGTTACACGGATGATCTCAAAGTCCTCGTCCATATCACCGAGCAGTCCCCGGACATCGCCCAAGGCGTAGACACCGGCGGCGCAGGTGACCAAGGAATTATGTACGGCTTTGCCACGGACGAAACGCCAGAGTTCCTCCCCCGCGGCCTGGTGTACGTTCGACAATTAACCGACAAACTGACGGAACTCAGAAAATCCGGCGAGGTTGCTTGGTTGAAACCCGACGGTAAGGCGCAGATTACGATGCAAAACGGCAAAGCGACGGTCGTTTTAATCAGCACACAGCATGACGAAGCCGTCTCTCAGGATGAGATCAGAAAAACCCTCATCGAAAAAGTCATCTACGCCGTCATCCCCGAAGAATATCGCGCACTAGGAATGGAAATCCTCACAAACCCCACGGGCAAGTTTGTCATTGGCGGATTTGCTGCAGACACCGGACTCACTGGTCGAAAGTTGGCCGTCGACTCCTATGGCGGAATCGTCGCCCACGGCGGTGGTGCTACAGCCGGCAAAGACATGACCAAGGTCGACAGATCAGCCGCCCGCAAAGCCCGCGAAGTCGCCCTCGACATTGTTAAATCTGGAAAGGCGCACGAGTGTTTGATTTCCGTGGCCTACGCAATTGGCAAAGCCGAACCCGTCATGCTTTGGGCACAAAACGAAAACCAAGAAGACATCACCCCATTACTCGCCGGAATTAGTTTCTTGCCGAAGGATCTCCGCTAG
- a CDS encoding DUF1653 domain-containing protein, translating to MRGDPVPPLPPDAPKAGETYRHYKGDLYRIILLAEHSNDAEWMVVYEPLYENPDAPFFTRPLREWGEMVELKGESVRRFTRED from the coding sequence ATGAGAGGAGACCCCGTCCCACCCCTCCCACCCGACGCCCCCAAGGCGGGGGAGACGTATCGCCATTACAAAGGCGACCTGTATCGGATTATCTTGCTCGCCGAGCACTCGAATGACGCCGAGTGGATGGTGGTGTACGAACCTCTGTACGAAAACCCCGACGCGCCATTTTTTACGCGACCATTGCGAGAATGGGGAGAGATGGTTGAGTTGAAAGGGGAGTCGGTGCGGAGATTCACGAGAGAGGACTAG
- a CDS encoding DUF2779 domain-containing protein: MKSTTQVKPEHLMDMAFQRVCLEDAGLKIRKTVHVHIDNQYVKQGAIDPEKLFARTDVTHEVEELLPLCRKEIPRALAVLGWGTEPNLDIIKNCTDPAKCEFRACILQAIEGEVEEPIVSSGKPGLTVNKEAIREELDALEYPLYFLDYETYGPAIPPFDGYRPYQQCPFQYSIHILTSPDAGLEHVEFLMDEFADPAATLVESLRGHVGDTGGVIVWHMSFEAARNAELARMVPKYDAFMSSLNERMFDLKTIVSKGYYDDSRFGGSASLKKVLPVMCPELSYDALTIHEGGTASASWPVLTDPGAAPETKSQLRKDMLAYCELDTLAMVEIYKKFLAAL; encoded by the coding sequence GTGAAAAGCACTACCCAGGTGAAGCCGGAGCATTTGATGGATATGGCGTTCCAGCGCGTATGTCTAGAAGATGCGGGGCTGAAGATTAGAAAAACCGTCCACGTCCACATCGACAACCAGTATGTGAAGCAGGGTGCAATCGACCCAGAGAAATTGTTCGCGCGGACGGACGTGACGCATGAGGTCGAAGAATTGTTGCCGTTGTGCAGGAAGGAAATCCCTCGTGCGCTGGCGGTTTTGGGATGGGGGACTGAGCCGAACCTCGACATTATTAAAAATTGTACTGATCCGGCCAAATGCGAATTCCGGGCGTGTATCTTGCAGGCTATCGAAGGCGAGGTCGAAGAACCCATTGTGTCTTCGGGGAAACCTGGGCTGACCGTGAACAAGGAGGCTATTCGTGAAGAGCTGGACGCGCTCGAGTATCCCCTCTATTTCCTCGACTACGAAACCTACGGACCCGCTATTCCGCCGTTTGACGGATATCGACCGTATCAGCAATGCCCGTTTCAATACTCGATTCATATTCTCACGTCGCCGGACGCGGGACTCGAGCACGTCGAATTTTTGATGGACGAGTTCGCAGACCCGGCCGCGACTCTCGTCGAATCCCTGCGGGGACATGTTGGTGACACAGGGGGTGTGATCGTTTGGCATATGTCCTTTGAAGCTGCACGCAACGCCGAGCTCGCCCGCATGGTGCCGAAGTATGACGCGTTCATGTCGTCTTTGAATGAGCGAATGTTTGATTTGAAGACTATCGTGAGTAAGGGCTATTACGACGACTCCCGTTTTGGTGGCAGCGCATCACTCAAAAAAGTGCTCCCCGTCATGTGTCCCGAGCTCTCCTACGACGCCCTGACGATTCATGAAGGCGGCACGGCCTCTGCTAGCTGGCCCGTTCTGACTGATCCCGGGGCGGCTCCCGAAACAAAATCTCAGCTACGCAAAGACATGCTCGCCTATTGCGAACTGGACACGCTGGCGATGGTTGAGATCTACAAGAAATTTCTCGCTGCACTATGA
- a CDS encoding HNH endonuclease has translation MSNTYGISASDEAEIRARDSACVYCRKVMGGGIGTKDHYKDRATIEHFHNDGPFNEKFYAAICCGSCNSSRGAKDLSVWFKTAYCIERNISEETVAEPVKEYLRSLSN, from the coding sequence ATGTCCAACACCTACGGTATCTCAGCTAGTGACGAGGCGGAGATTCGCGCAAGAGACAGTGCGTGTGTTTATTGTCGCAAGGTGATGGGTGGTGGCATCGGCACGAAGGATCACTACAAAGATAGAGCTACTATTGAGCACTTTCATAATGACGGCCCTTTTAATGAGAAGTTTTATGCCGCTATTTGCTGTGGAAGTTGTAACTCGAGTAGAGGAGCGAAGGATCTGTCAGTTTGGTTCAAGACGGCTTATTGTATTGAGAGAAACATAAGCGAAGAAACAGTAGCAGAGCCGGTTAAAGAATATCTCCGATCGTTGAGTAACTGA